The following DNA comes from Microbacterium wangchenii.
ACGATCGCGATCGTCGCGGAGTGCAGCAGCTCCGCGACGCTCGGACCCACGAAGGTCACCCCGACGAGAACCCCCCGGTCCTCGTCCACGACGGCGCGGGCCTGGCCACGGTAGTCGTCCGACCACTCGCTCGCGCCCGCGACCCACGACAGGTCGTAGTCGATCACGCGCGTGCGGATGCCGGCCTTCTCGGCCCTCGCCGCGGTCAGACCCACCGAGGCGACCTCGGGATCGGTGAAGGTCACCTGCGGCACGGCCGCATGGTCCGCGGTGGCCACGTGCGCCCCCCACGGCGCATCCTGCACGGGTGCGCCGTTCGCGCGCGCGGCAATGACGTCGCCCGCCGCGCGGGCCTGGTACTTGCCCTGATGCGTCAGGAGCGCGCGGTGGTTCACGTCGCCGGCGGCGTACAGCCAGTCGGTACCGCGGACGAGGAGGGTGTCGTCGACGTCGAGCCACGAGCCCGGCTCCAGGCCCACCGTCTCCAGCCCCAGGTCGCCCGTGCGCGGCACGCGGCCGGTGGCGACGAGCACCTCCTCCACCTCGAGCGTCGTGCCGTCTGACAGCTCCAGCCGTGCGGGGCTCTCGCCGTCGCGCCGTGCCGAGGAGATCGTGACGCCCGTGCGCACGTCCGCGCCGAGATCCCGCAGGGATGCCGCGACCAGCTCACCCGCGAACGGCTCCTCGTTCGTCAGCAGGCCCGATCGCGCGAGCACCGTCACACGCGTGCCGAAGCTCGCGTAGGCCGTCGCCATCTCCGTCGCGACGACGCCGCCGCCGAGGATCGCGAGCGACTCGGGCGCGGTCTGCGCGGCGGTCGCCTCGCGGCTGGTCCAGGGCTGGATGGCGCGGAGCCCGGGGATGTCGGGCAGGAGCGCGGCCGAGCCCGTGCACACTACGACGGCGTGACGGGCCACGAG
Coding sequences within:
- a CDS encoding dihydrolipoyl dehydrogenase family protein; this encodes MSAREYDVIVVGAGPVGENVADRAVQGGLSAVLVEAELVGGECSYWACMPSKALLRSGAALRAAQAVDGAKQAITGTLDVAAVLARRDRMVHDWNDDSQVTWVDKAGIDLVRGHGALAGEKRVRVTADDGAVTDLVARHAVVVCTGSAALLPDIPGLRAIQPWTSREATAAQTAPESLAILGGGVVATEMATAYASFGTRVTVLARSGLLTNEEPFAGELVAASLRDLGADVRTGVTISSARRDGESPARLELSDGTTLEVEEVLVATGRVPRTGDLGLETVGLEPGSWLDVDDTLLVRGTDWLYAAGDVNHRALLTHQGKYQARAAGDVIAARANGAPVQDAPWGAHVATADHAAVPQVTFTDPEVASVGLTAARAEKAGIRTRVIDYDLSWVAGASEWSDDYRGQARAVVDEDRGVLVGVTFVGPSVAELLHSATIAIVGEVPLHRLWHAVPSYPTVSEVWLRFLETYGRDSASH